CGACCTTCAGCGCATTGTTGCGCTTGAGCGGCGGCAAGAGATCCATGATCGGCTGGTCCCACCAGTCGATCTCGCCCCGCTGCAGGGCCGCGGCGGCGGTCGCGGCATCCGGCAGGATCTGCCATTCGACCCGGTCGAAATGCACCTGCTTCGGTCCCGCCAGCAGGCTGGTGGTGCCCTCCGGCCGCGGCACGTAGTTGTCGAAGCGCGAATAGACGATACGCGACCCCGGAACATGCTGGTCGGCCTGGAAGCGGAACGGGCCGCTGCCGATCAGTTCCTTCACCGGCAGGTTGCTGTCGGTCAGGGCAAGTCGCTCCGGCATGATGAAGGCGATGATCGCGCCGACCTTGCCGAGCGCCTCCGGCAGCATCGGGAACGGGCTCTTCAGCCGCCAGCGCACGGTGCGATCGTCCGGCGCCGAGAGCTCGTCCACCACGGTGAACAGCGAATTGCCGAAGGCGTCGCGCGAAGCCCAGCGGCGCAGGCTGGCGACCACGTCGCGCGCCCTGACCGGTTCGTTGTCGTGGAACTTCAGACCCTCGCGCAGCGTCATCACCCAGGTCTTGCCGTCATTGTCGACCGTGTGGCCCGCGACCATTTGCGGCTGCGGCCGAAGCTGCTCGTCGACGCCATAAAGCGTGTCGAAGACCAGGAAGCCGTGATTGCGGTTGACCAGCCCGGTGGTGATCATCGGGTCGAGGATCGCGGCATCCGCCTGCGGCACGAAGCGCAGCGTCCGTGCGGCCTGGGCCTGAGCGATGGCGGGGCTTGCGAGGCGGGATCCGAGGGCGGCGCAGACAGCGCCACCAAGCGTGGAACGAAGCAGGTCTCGACGGTGCATGCACGCTCTCCTCGCAAGGGTGGAAGGGATCGGTGGTGCTACTCCGCGGCTTGGCTGGGGTTGGGCCGGAGCTGTGCTTCGCGGACCTGTGCTTCACGGACCTGTGCGTCGCGGACCTGTGCGTCGCCGACCTGGGTTTCGACCTGGCCGAGCGTCCGCGCGAACAGGTCCAGGATCTCGTCGACCTCGGCGGCCGTGATGATCAACGGCGGGCAG
This portion of the Phreatobacter stygius genome encodes:
- a CDS encoding ABC transporter substrate-binding protein, whose translation is MHRRDLLRSTLGGAVCAALGSRLASPAIAQAQAARTLRFVPQADAAILDPMITTGLVNRNHGFLVFDTLYGVDEQLRPQPQMVAGHTVDNDGKTWVMTLREGLKFHDNEPVRARDVVASLRRWASRDAFGNSLFTVVDELSAPDDRTVRWRLKSPFPMLPEALGKVGAIIAFIMPERLALTDSNLPVKELIGSGPFRFQADQHVPGSRIVYSRFDNYVPRPEGTTSLLAGPKQVHFDRVEWQILPDAATAAAALQRGEIDWWDQPIMDLLPPLKRNNALKVELLDPIGNVGVLRFNHTQAPFDNPAIRRAVLSAISQSDFMSAIAGDDKSLWRDGIGFFPPGSNMASDAGMSALTGPRDLAAATRAIKEAGYKGEKVMLIAPGDFPVIGAMSEVTADLFRKIGINVDYAVMDWGSMLRRMANRETPDKGGYNAFCTYSAGVTQLNPSAHNFLRGSGDKATFGWSSSPKLEELRDAWFVAPDAEAQRKIGTEMQRQAFVDVPYVPLGVFYQPTAYKKELSGILKGLPLFWNVRRA